The genomic DNA TCTACGCCTCCAGCTTCCTCGACGAACTCGACGAAGAGCAAGAGCCTGAGCACGATCCAGAACCAATGATCATTCACCGCGAGAGCTACCGCTTGCGCACCATGGTCAAGGAGGACGCCATCATGGCCCTGGAACTCTCTGACAAGCCGTTCATCGTCTTCAACAATGAGCGCCGCAACGTCACCCAGATCCTTTACCGCCGAAACGATGGCGACTATGCCATCATCGAGCCCTAAGGTGGACGCTTGACTCTCAGCCCCATGATCTCTCGAGGTCATGGGGCTTTTTCGTGCTTTCATCACTGGCCATTCCTTCTTAATTTCACAACATGATCAAAACCCTCATTTTACTCAGCGCCTTCCTCATCGCCTCACTGCACGCCCAAGACAGCGGTGCCGATAACAAACGCCCCACCCTCTACCCCTTCGATGTCACCATAGGAGGCCAGAAAGCGGTCATGCAGGAGGGCAACATCCTCTTTGCCGTCATTGAAAATCCGGTGAAGCCGGATGCTTTGTTAGAAATCGAACAGCAAGCTCCGATGCTCATCATCAATGCCTTCAAGGTGAATGAAAAGGGTGAGGTCATGCAGCCGGGACAACAACCGGCCATCATCTTCGCCCGCAACACCCAATCCACCAAACTTGATGCCACAATGGACAAGCAGCAGCTACAAGCAGGCCGCTACCTCGCGAACATCGTCGCCAACGGCACGACCTCGCGAGTGGTCTTCGTGGTCGAAGACAAATCCGGAAAATTCAAGGTCCCCAGCCTGAAGTCACTGGTGGATTACTTGAAGAAAAAGCAGTAATTTCGAGACATCAAGGTGCGTAGTCATCCCCTAGATCCCCCTATGACCCCGCGCCTAACATTACTGCTCAGCCTGACCATCCCGGCTGTCCTTTCCCAAGCAAGTGCTGCCGCTGACACTGTGGCGGAAAAACCTCACATCGTGCTGGTGATGTCAGACGACCAAGGTTGGGGAGACACCGGCTACAACGGTCATCCATTCGTGCAAACACCCAGCCTGGACGCTATGGCGAAGAGCGCCTTGGTGTTCGATCGCTTTTACGCCGCGGCACCGGTCTGCTCGCCTACACGAGCCAGCGTTCTGACCGGGCGATCGCCGATCCGCTGCAAGGTGCCGAACCACGGTCGCTACATGCGCCCCCACGAGCATACGATCGCAGAAAGCTTGAAGGCTGCCGGTTATGTCACCGGCATCTTCGGCAAGGTGCACCTTGGCTCAGGACAAGCCCATTCCACCTGCAACCCCACCGGCATTGGCTTCGACGAGTGGGTGATCGGCCTGAATTTTTTTGATAACAACCCCTACTTAAGCCGCAATGGCATCGTTGAGCAGCGTCAGGGGAAGGGCACGGTGATCACCATCGACGACACCCTAGCATTCCTGGAAAAACACAAGGACGGAGACATGCCGATGTTTGCGGTCGCCTGGTTCCCTTCGCCGCACGATCCCCATGTAGAGACGCCTGAGAATCGCCAGCTGTATCAGGGAAAACCCCAGGCCGGATACTACCGTGAAATCACTCTGATGGACCAACAAGTCGGCCGACTACGCAAGCAGCTGCGCGAACTCAAGATCGCCGAGAATACCATCCTCCTCTTCTGCAGCGACAATGGCGGACTGAATCCCAACACCTCTGGCGGCAGAGCGAAAAAGGGCAGCATCTATGAGGGAGGGCTACGTGTGCCGGCCCTCATGGAGTGGCCCCTGCGCCAGCTCCGCGGACGCATCGCGGCGCCCGTTTCCACCTCCGATATTTACCCCACATTGATGGCGATGGCGGGGATTGAATGGTCCCCGGCGCATCCTCTCGACGGTATCGACATCAGCCCGATCCTTGCCGGCGAGGTGATGCAGCGACCTCGACCGATCGGCTTCTGGCATCTGTTTCAGAAAGGGCAGGCCACCTACAGCGATCGCACACTCGCCGCGATCATGAAGAAACAGCAGGCGGGTGCGTCCGAGCCTCACGATCCGCCACGGATGCACAAAGACGTTTACGATTTCCCCCAATTTGAGGAAAACAAGGCGACCGGCCATGCTGCATGGAACGATTGGCCGTGGAAATTACACCAGATCAACGGCAGCGAATACCAGCTTTACCACCTGGAGAACGATCCCAGCGAAAGCAAGGACCTGAGCCGTGACCCCCAGCACGCTGAGCGCCTTCGAAACATGCAAGATGAGCTGCACCAATGGATGCGCTCGGTCGTCCGCAGCATCAATGGCGAGGATTATTCCGCCACGGAGATGAAGCGGAATTAGCCGAGACCAAGCGTCAATGGGCAAGGCTGGAGATCTAGAACCTCTCCCCTATTGCTCCTCGGTCTTGCTCTTTTTCTTCGACTTCTTTTCCTTGTTCTCACCCGGAGAACATTTGCCGGACATTCATGTATCCACCCCGATGGCGGGGAGAATCCATAACTGCAATGCGAAGTAGAGGGCGATCATGCCGATGAAAAACCAGATTGTGTCCATGGTGGGACACTACTCCCGTTTCGGCAGACCGCTACTGATTCTTCATATTGTGTGCGACCATGGTGAAGAAGGTGCGCAGGTCCATCTGGATCGATGCCGGCACCTTGGTTTCATCCATTGCCGCATCCATCAGCTCAAGCCAGCGCACGGCTTCCGCTTCGCCAATGGCAAAAGGAGCGTGACGCATGCGCAAGCGAGGGTGCCCACGCTTTGCCTGGTAACGGGGATCATTACCAAAGCGAAACAGCAGGAAATCACGCAAGCGCTCTTCAGCCCCGGCCATGTCCTCCTCGGGGTACATCGGGCCAATCAGGTCGTCCGTTTTAATCCGCTTGTAAAAGGCGGCGCACAACTTGGTAAACCCGGCTTCGCCGAGGATGGTGTAAATGACAGCTTCGTCCATGGTGAGTTAATTGGCTAATTTGTTGACTGGCTGAGCAGTCAACTCATCAACCAGTGAACCGGTTAACCATTCTGGCGCGCGCTGGCCTTGAGGCGCAGGGCGTTCAGAGCGATGAAGCCGGTGGCGTCGTTCTGGTTGTAGGCCTCTTCGGCTCCACCTTCCATCGTCGCGACGTCTTCGCTGTAGAGCGAGAGCGGCGAGCGGCGACCTGCTTGCATGCAGTTGCCTTTGTAAAGCTTGAGGCGAACTTCGCCGGAAACCGTCTGTTGGGTCGAGGTGACCAGCGCCTGAATGGCTTCGCGTTCCGGAGCAAACCAGAAACCGTTGTAAACCAGCTGAGAGTATTTGGTGATGAGGTCATCACGCACATACTGGGCTTCGCGATCCATCGTAAGAGTCTCCAAGTCACGGTGAGCGGCGAGGATGATGGTGCCGCCGGGTGTTTCATACACACCACGTGACTTCATCCCGACAAAGCGGTTCTCCACGATGTCCACCCGACCGATGCCGTGCTTGCCACCGAGGAAGTTCAGAACGCGCATCACGCCGTAGGGCGAGAGCAGGGTGTAGCCGTCTTTTTCACCTTCCACTTTGAAGTCGCCAAGGTCAGCGATGACTTTTTCCAATCCGTCATACTGAAGACCGATGATGTTACCTTTTTCGAAGAGGAACTGCACATACTCGGGAGTGTCAGGAGCTTCTTCAGGAGAAACGGAGAGCACATACATGTCGCGATCGGCTTCGCCGGTGGCATCGTGCCAGGTGTCTTCCAGGTCGCCGGCTTCGAAGGAAATGTGAAGCAGGTTACGGTCCATCGAGTAGGGCTTCTTCTTGGAGGCGGTCACGTCGATGCCGTGCTCTTCGCAGTAGGCAATCATTTCGGAGCGACCGGGGAACTGGGCACGAAACTCGTCGTCACGCCAAGGGGCGATCATTTTGATGTCCGGGGCGAGTGCCGCCACGGAGAGCTCGAAGCGAACCTGGTCGTTGCCTTTTCCGGTAGCACCGTGCGCGATGGCATCGGCACCTTCTTTGATCGCCACATCCACCATGCCTTTGGAAATGCAGGGACGTGCGATGGAAGTGCCGAGCAGGTAACGGCCTTCGTAAAGGGCGTTGGCCTGGAACATTGGGTAGATGTAGTCGGCAGCAAATTCTTCTTTCAGATCACCGATGTAGCACTTGCTGGCGCCTGTTTTCAGGGCCTTTTCCTCCAGCCCATCAAGTTCTTCACCCTGTCCGACGTCCGCGCAGTAAGCGATGACCTCGGCATTGTATTTTTCCTTGAGCCAGAGAAGAAGAACTGAGGTATCAAGACCTCCGGAGTAAGCGACGACGATTTTCATGATATGCGTAAGTTAAAGTAGATGGATGTCCCAGGCAGTGAGACGGGCGGAGAAAAGCACGGGACGCGCTCAGAAGCAAGCCGTAAGGATCACGGCCCCAGCCTTAGACTTCTTGGCTGTCTTCGATCGGCTCACGGTCCTCGATGGTCTGCACTGGTTTCCCTCCGGGGAGCACCTTGCGCATGAGCTTTTTCAAGCCCCCCTCGGCGGCTTCGTGGGTGTTCTCAGCCTCGCGCATGGCACGCTCCCAGGCGGGGGCAAAGCCGGGTGCCTGCTCCCGCATCACGGTGACCGCGGTCTCCATCAGGTGCAGCTGTTTCATCTCGGCCCGCCCTGCCTTCTGCCCGACGGTGCTGAGATTCACCCTGAGGTTTTCGTTCTGTTCGCGCAGCTCGTCCAGCTGCTGCTGCAACTGCTCATTGCCCTTCGAGTTGATTTTCAGCTGGGTGTTGAGATGGCCTTGCAGCTCCTGGTTTTCTTTGGAAATCCTTGCGTTCTCACTGCGCAGCGAGGTGACGTCCTTGCGCATCAGCTTCCAGGTCATGATGACTAAAAATAATCCAACCATCAGCCCCCAGGTGAAGGGCTGCGAGATGATGTTCACAAAGGTATCCATGGCAATATGATAAACCGAGTGCTCGTTTGGTCAATAATCGATCACCGATTGGAAAAGCGGTCTCCAATTGTAATAGGCGCGCTCAACACGACACGATATCGTCCTAACAACCAAGGAGACCACCATGAATCTAACGAAGTTCAAAAAAACCATCGGCAAAAACAATCCTGAAAAAGGACTGCACAGCCTGGTGGGAGCCCAAAAGGGAGAACACCGCGATGCCCTACCGAGCACCGTGCGGGTCAAGGGGGTCTACCGCTCCGTGGACCATGGTCGCTCCGGTAATTTCTTCGGCGTCCTCGCTTACATCGTCGCTTTGTTTTTCTGCGTGATGATGGTGTTGAGCATTCTCGATACCAGCTTCGGCCACCCGCTTTCCTACCTCTTCATCGGGGTGCTGCCGGTGCATGCTTTTGCCATGGTTTCCGATGGGATCAATTCCAGCAAAACACCCTGGGCGCTGAAAACCATCAAGCTGTTCTGGATCACCGGTGCTTTGGTGGTCGTGACCATCTTTCTGCTGCCAGGTCGGTTCTAGCAAAACCCCTCACTCTGCTGTCGCACTCTCACGGGATTTTGATTGGTGCTGAGATCACCGTTTGCTATCGCTAAGGGTCACAATGACCAAGCAGATTCACGCTTATTGCTTTGCCTTCATGCTCGCCAGCCCCTGCCTCGCTCAGGAGTCGACCATGAAACCTCACAGCGCGCTTCAGTATGCGGAGAACCCACCGATGGAGGTGATCACCCGGATGCCTCCGCCGCTGCCGAAGGCGACTGAAAAATTTGACATTCGCCCCGGCTACAAGCTCATCACCACGATGAACGAGTTCCGCGATGCCATCCGCCAGAGCAATCAGAAGATCCGGCTCAAACCCGGCATCTATCGCGCGAAAACCATGGACGCGCCGCTTGACCTCCCTTTCCGCGAAGGCATTCCCGGCGTCGGCAGGAATCGGAAAAAAGGCTACCAGGAACACAT from Oceaniferula flava includes the following:
- a CDS encoding sulfatase-like hydrolase/transferase, translated to MTPRLTLLLSLTIPAVLSQASAAADTVAEKPHIVLVMSDDQGWGDTGYNGHPFVQTPSLDAMAKSALVFDRFYAAAPVCSPTRASVLTGRSPIRCKVPNHGRYMRPHEHTIAESLKAAGYVTGIFGKVHLGSGQAHSTCNPTGIGFDEWVIGLNFFDNNPYLSRNGIVEQRQGKGTVITIDDTLAFLEKHKDGDMPMFAVAWFPSPHDPHVETPENRQLYQGKPQAGYYREITLMDQQVGRLRKQLRELKIAENTILLFCSDNGGLNPNTSGGRAKKGSIYEGGLRVPALMEWPLRQLRGRIAAPVSTSDIYPTLMAMAGIEWSPAHPLDGIDISPILAGEVMQRPRPIGFWHLFQKGQATYSDRTLAAIMKKQQAGASEPHDPPRMHKDVYDFPQFEENKATGHAAWNDWPWKLHQINGSEYQLYHLENDPSESKDLSRDPQHAERLRNMQDELHQWMRSVVRSINGEDYSATEMKRN
- a CDS encoding globin — its product is MDEAVIYTILGEAGFTKLCAAFYKRIKTDDLIGPMYPEEDMAGAEERLRDFLLFRFGNDPRYQAKRGHPRLRMRHAPFAIGEAEAVRWLELMDAAMDETKVPASIQMDLRTFFTMVAHNMKNQ
- a CDS encoding argininosuccinate synthase, whose product is MKIVVAYSGGLDTSVLLLWLKEKYNAEVIAYCADVGQGEELDGLEEKALKTGASKCYIGDLKEEFAADYIYPMFQANALYEGRYLLGTSIARPCISKGMVDVAIKEGADAIAHGATGKGNDQVRFELSVAALAPDIKMIAPWRDDEFRAQFPGRSEMIAYCEEHGIDVTASKKKPYSMDRNLLHISFEAGDLEDTWHDATGEADRDMYVLSVSPEEAPDTPEYVQFLFEKGNIIGLQYDGLEKVIADLGDFKVEGEKDGYTLLSPYGVMRVLNFLGGKHGIGRVDIVENRFVGMKSRGVYETPGGTIILAAHRDLETLTMDREAQYVRDDLITKYSQLVYNGFWFAPEREAIQALVTSTQQTVSGEVRLKLYKGNCMQAGRRSPLSLYSEDVATMEGGAEEAYNQNDATGFIALNALRLKASARQNG